One stretch of Oncorhynchus gorbuscha isolate QuinsamMale2020 ecotype Even-year linkage group LG21, OgorEven_v1.0, whole genome shotgun sequence DNA includes these proteins:
- the LOC124008562 gene encoding ly6/PLAUR domain-containing protein 1-like codes for MLLLIYATLLGIFLKTGYALQIQCYQCEEVKNNECSTPEFIVNCTVNVQDMCQKEVLVKKDGIFYRKSCASSGACLISSSGYQQFCTGRINSVCISCCNTPLCNGPRKKNRPVPSAATSSFSSLLLLLVSLTLVSLSLA; via the exons ATGTTGCTTCTCATTTATGCAACTTTGCTTGGAATTTTCCTCAAAACAG GCTATGCTCTCCAGATCCAATGTTACCAGTGTGAGGAGGTGAAAAACAATGAATGCTCCACGCCGGAGTTCATTGTCAACTGCACGGTCAACGTGCAGGACATGTGTCAGAAAGAGGTACTGGTGAAGAAGGATG gcATATTTTACCGCAAGTCCTGTGCCTCGTCCGGGGCATGCCTCATATCCTCATCAGGCTACCAGCAGTTCTGCACTGGAAGGATCAACTCTGTGTGCATCTCCTGTTGTAACACACCGCTCTGCAATGGGCCCCGGAAGAAGAACCGCCCTGTCCCGTCGGCCGCCACCTCTTCATTTTCCTCCCTTCTTTTGCTGCTGGTCTCCCTCAcgctggtctccctctctctggcatAG